From Cellvibrio zantedeschiae, the proteins below share one genomic window:
- the relA gene encoding GTP diphosphokinase produces the protein MVKVRQDHPMAADGQVDIQAWIDRLNSHHAQSETTRAELVRAAQVSLSVVNIHTEDDHNWGEDFSCFRIGLEMAEILADLQLDQDALVAAILYRAVRENKITLSEIQTGFGDTVSKLVKGVLRMAAISYQRNENEDRVLGNQAEVQAEKIRKMLVAMVDDVRVALIKLAERTCAIRAVKSASAQRRRQVAREVSDIYAPLAHRLGIGHIKWELEDLSFRYLEPDEYKQIAKLLDERRLARQEYIDNMLALLRGELQGAKIDGEVSGRAKHIYSIWRKMKRKDIPFSQVYDIRAVRILVPSIRDCYAVLGIVHSLWRNIPHEFDDYIASPKENGYRSLHTAVWGPDNKVLEVQIRTYEMHEESELGVCAHWRYKGTDTNEAQDSYEQKIAWLRQVLEWHEELGGDSAQLQDDLRAVDQDRLYVFTPDGHVVDLPRTATPLDFAYRIHTDVGHHCRGAKVNNRIVPLNYQLNNADQVEILTGKREAPSRDWLNPALGYVNTARARAKIQHWFKQQARDQNIAEGQALLDREFKRLALLDLDFESLAKKLKFNSLDDLYCAVGASDIGVGQVLNAAQKQLDEADPQQPLIPFKAKSPSKKKDSDFYIEGVGNLLTQIANCCNPVPGDAITGYITLGKGVSIHRQDCTNILQLQTDEPQRIIKVEWGNTPQSAYSVDIIIEAYDRYGLLRDITTLLDNERINISALQTLSDKRKNTVDMQVTAEIRSFDELSKILTKLNQLPNIASARRKH, from the coding sequence ATGGTTAAAGTTCGTCAGGATCACCCAATGGCGGCTGATGGTCAGGTGGATATCCAGGCGTGGATTGACCGCCTCAATAGCCATCATGCCCAGTCGGAAACCACACGTGCCGAGTTAGTCCGCGCTGCGCAGGTGAGCCTGTCTGTAGTCAACATCCACACCGAAGACGACCACAACTGGGGTGAAGACTTTAGCTGCTTCCGCATTGGTCTGGAAATGGCCGAAATTCTGGCAGACTTGCAACTCGACCAGGACGCTTTGGTCGCTGCCATTCTCTATCGCGCTGTGCGCGAAAACAAAATTACCCTTAGCGAAATTCAAACCGGTTTTGGCGATACAGTTTCCAAACTGGTAAAAGGTGTGCTGCGCATGGCGGCCATCAGTTATCAGCGCAATGAAAACGAAGATCGCGTGCTCGGCAACCAGGCTGAAGTTCAAGCTGAAAAAATCCGCAAAATGCTCGTCGCCATGGTGGACGACGTGCGTGTTGCTCTCATCAAACTCGCTGAGCGTACTTGCGCAATCCGTGCGGTAAAAAGTGCGAGTGCCCAGCGTCGTCGCCAAGTTGCGCGCGAAGTTTCTGATATCTATGCACCGCTCGCACATCGCCTCGGCATTGGCCATATCAAGTGGGAATTGGAAGATCTTTCCTTCCGTTATTTAGAGCCGGACGAATACAAACAAATCGCCAAATTGCTGGATGAGCGCCGCTTAGCTCGTCAAGAATATATCGACAATATGCTCGCGCTTTTGCGTGGTGAATTGCAGGGCGCAAAAATTGATGGCGAAGTTTCTGGCCGCGCCAAACATATTTACAGTATCTGGCGCAAAATGAAGCGCAAAGATATTCCGTTCTCGCAGGTGTACGACATTCGCGCTGTGCGCATTCTGGTTCCATCAATACGTGATTGTTATGCAGTACTCGGAATCGTACACAGCTTGTGGCGAAATATTCCGCACGAGTTTGATGATTACATCGCTTCACCCAAAGAAAATGGTTATCGCTCACTCCACACTGCCGTGTGGGGGCCTGATAACAAAGTTTTGGAAGTACAAATTCGTACTTACGAAATGCACGAAGAATCTGAACTCGGCGTATGCGCGCACTGGCGCTACAAAGGTACAGATACCAACGAGGCACAAGACAGTTACGAGCAAAAAATTGCTTGGCTGCGTCAGGTTTTGGAGTGGCATGAAGAGTTGGGTGGCGACAGCGCGCAACTGCAAGATGACTTGCGCGCAGTAGATCAAGATCGTTTATATGTATTTACACCTGACGGGCACGTAGTGGATTTGCCGCGCACGGCAACGCCGCTGGATTTTGCCTATCGCATTCACACTGATGTCGGTCACCACTGCCGTGGTGCAAAAGTTAACAACCGAATTGTGCCGCTCAACTATCAATTAAATAATGCGGATCAAGTTGAAATCCTCACCGGCAAACGCGAAGCACCGAGCCGTGATTGGTTGAATCCCGCGTTAGGTTATGTGAACACTGCGCGTGCGCGTGCAAAAATTCAGCACTGGTTTAAACAGCAAGCGCGCGACCAAAATATTGCGGAAGGTCAAGCGCTGCTTGATCGCGAATTTAAACGCTTGGCGCTTTTGGATCTGGATTTTGAAAGCCTTGCGAAAAAATTAAAATTCAATTCGCTGGATGATTTGTATTGTGCAGTTGGCGCAAGTGATATCGGCGTTGGCCAGGTATTAAACGCTGCGCAAAAACAATTGGACGAAGCTGATCCGCAACAGCCATTAATTCCTTTTAAAGCTAAATCGCCCAGCAAGAAAAAAGATTCAGATTTTTATATTGAAGGTGTGGGTAATTTATTGACGCAAATCGCCAACTGCTGCAACCCGGTTCCGGGCGATGCAATCACTGGCTACATTACTTTAGGTAAAGGCGTTTCAATTCATCGTCAGGATTGTACAAATATTTTGCAGTTACAAACTGACGAGCCACAGCGCATTATTAAAGTGGAGTGGGGCAACACGCCGCAAAGTGCCTATTCAGTAGATATTATTATTGAAGCTTATGACCGCTACGGTTTGCTGCGTGATATTACAACGCTGCTGGATAACGAGCGCATTAATATCAGCGCTTTGCAAACCCTGTCAGATAAACGTAAAAATACGGTAGACATGCAAGTGACTGCAGAAATTCGCAGCTTTGACGAGCTGAGTAAGATTCTGACCAAATTGAATCAGCTGCCAAACATCGCGTCAGCGCGCCGTAAACATTAA
- a CDS encoding energy transducer TonB, producing the protein MSSFRVIDKKTRLKLGIVVVIIIHIGMFYGFWRVHAKQIGNKVYEMDIYAAKAAEGLAFYEATASEECVKVLNEQAPKPGMPVYVEPLAGAKKVEANKAKPKEVKLDPSLFYASSPRCTASIAIPAGAERLGAEGFVGLELNIDKAGLVKYGEISRSSGFADLDEAALKQVKENLTFKPCQKGDAIVGCKQIIKYRWKTL; encoded by the coding sequence ATGTCATCTTTCCGCGTTATCGATAAAAAAACTCGCCTTAAGTTGGGCATTGTTGTTGTCATTATTATTCACATAGGAATGTTTTATGGTTTCTGGCGAGTACATGCCAAGCAAATTGGGAATAAAGTCTATGAAATGGATATCTATGCCGCAAAAGCAGCAGAAGGTTTGGCTTTTTATGAAGCTACAGCATCAGAAGAATGCGTGAAAGTTCTAAACGAACAAGCGCCAAAACCGGGAATGCCCGTATATGTTGAACCGCTTGCAGGTGCTAAAAAAGTTGAAGCCAACAAAGCGAAACCTAAAGAGGTCAAACTGGATCCATCTTTGTTTTATGCATCATCCCCACGCTGTACTGCCAGTATTGCTATACCTGCGGGCGCAGAGAGGTTGGGTGCAGAAGGTTTTGTCGGGTTGGAATTAAATATTGATAAGGCTGGTTTGGTTAAATACGGTGAAATCAGTCGCTCAAGTGGTTTTGCAGACCTGGATGAGGCAGCACTCAAACAAGTGAAAGAAAATTTAACCTTCAAGCCCTGTCAAAAAGGTGATGCGATTGTTGGTTGCAAGCAAATTATAAAATACAGATGGAAGACGCTGTAA
- the argS gene encoding arginine--tRNA ligase, producing the protein MNIRELLNDKVLSAMAACGIPADLPALIAPGKKAGFGDYQANCAMGAAKVMGTNPRELAGRIVAALQPELEGIADKLEIAGPGFINIDLNPTWLGQQIASAQTDARLNIANVSNPQTVVIDYSGPNLAKEMHVGHLRSTIIGDALARLLEFQGHKVIRQNHVGDWGTQFGMLIAELEEQLGANQDGEMALKDLEVFYQQAKKHFDDDENFANKARDYVVRLQSGDANMLKLWQQFKDISLHHSTEIYQQLNVTLNDEHVRGESFYNNDLAPVVKELQDQGLASESEGAQVVFLQELADKDGNPSPVIIQKQGGGFLYATSDIAALRYRVKTLHANRIMYFIDARQSLHMQQVFTIARKAKFADDSVSLEHLAFGTMMGNDGKPFKTRTGGTVKLAELLTEAVERAGNLVRERSTDLSESEITEIARKVGIGSVKYSDLSKTRTNDYIFSWDSMLSFEGNTAPYMQYAFTRVQSIFRKAGVQPESLQNKIVIGTEQEKTLAIKLLQFSEVLDQVSREALPHLLCTYLYEIASLYMTFYEACPILKEGIEPDVRDSRLRLCHLVARTIEQGLDLLGIEVMERM; encoded by the coding sequence ATGAATATTCGCGAACTGCTTAACGACAAAGTCCTCTCTGCCATGGCCGCCTGCGGCATTCCGGCTGACCTTCCGGCCCTGATTGCTCCCGGTAAAAAAGCCGGTTTTGGCGATTACCAAGCCAACTGCGCAATGGGCGCAGCCAAGGTGATGGGTACCAATCCACGCGAACTGGCCGGCAGGATTGTCGCAGCATTACAACCTGAACTTGAAGGTATTGCAGATAAACTCGAAATCGCGGGCCCCGGTTTTATCAATATTGATTTAAACCCAACATGGCTCGGCCAACAAATTGCCAGCGCACAAACAGACGCCCGTTTAAATATCGCCAACGTCAGCAACCCGCAAACTGTAGTAATTGATTATTCCGGCCCTAACCTCGCTAAAGAAATGCACGTAGGTCATTTGCGTTCCACCATTATTGGCGATGCGCTTGCACGCTTATTGGAATTCCAGGGGCATAAAGTTATTCGCCAAAACCATGTGGGCGATTGGGGGACACAGTTTGGGATGCTGATTGCTGAACTTGAGGAGCAACTAGGTGCAAACCAAGATGGCGAAATGGCACTCAAAGATTTGGAAGTGTTTTATCAACAAGCTAAAAAACATTTTGATGACGATGAAAACTTTGCCAATAAAGCACGTGACTATGTAGTACGTTTGCAATCGGGTGATGCAAACATGCTAAAGTTGTGGCAGCAATTCAAAGATATTTCATTGCACCATAGCACCGAAATTTATCAGCAGCTCAATGTAACGCTCAACGATGAGCATGTACGTGGCGAAAGCTTTTACAACAACGATCTCGCGCCCGTTGTAAAAGAATTACAAGATCAAGGTTTAGCAAGCGAAAGTGAAGGTGCGCAAGTTGTGTTCTTGCAAGAGCTGGCCGATAAAGATGGCAACCCATCGCCCGTAATTATTCAAAAACAAGGCGGCGGTTTTCTGTATGCCACCTCTGACATTGCAGCTTTACGTTATCGCGTAAAAACCTTGCACGCCAATCGCATTATGTATTTTATCGATGCGCGTCAATCGCTGCACATGCAACAAGTTTTCACTATTGCACGCAAAGCAAAATTTGCAGATGACAGCGTAAGCCTTGAGCATTTAGCTTTTGGCACCATGATGGGCAACGACGGAAAACCTTTTAAAACGCGCACGGGCGGCACGGTAAAACTCGCGGAACTTTTAACCGAAGCTGTAGAGCGTGCCGGAAATTTGGTGCGCGAACGCAGCACCGATTTAAGCGAAAGTGAAATTACAGAAATTGCGCGCAAAGTGGGTATCGGCTCAGTGAAATATTCTGACCTTAGCAAAACCCGCACTAACGATTATATTTTTAGCTGGGACAGCATGCTGAGCTTTGAAGGCAACACTGCGCCTTATATGCAATATGCCTTTACTCGTGTGCAGAGTATTTTCCGCAAAGCCGGTGTACAACCAGAATCATTGCAAAATAAAATTGTGATTGGCACCGAGCAAGAAAAAACTTTAGCGATCAAGCTGCTGCAATTTAGCGAAGTACTTGATCAAGTCTCACGCGAAGCTTTACCACATTTGCTGTGTACTTACCTTTACGAAATTGCTAGCCTGTATATGACCTTCTACGAAGCCTGCCCAATATTGAAGGAAGGTATTGAACCAGACGTACGCGATAGCCGTTTGCGTTTGTGTCACTTGGTTGCACGCACTATTGAGCAAGGTTTGGATTTGTTGGGCATTGAAGTAATGGAACGCATGTAA
- a CDS encoding enoyl-CoA hydratase, with the protein MSTITSANPQILVTQDERILRIQLNRPERKNALSLAMYATLADIIHAANNDRSVRVVVLSGVNECFTSGNDLLDFMNEPEIHDSHPVVRFMVALQNCLKPVVAVVQGHAVGIGTTLLLHCDLVYAAQDARLQLPFVNLGLCPEYASSYLVPRLVGQQKAAELLLLGESFTGSDAEKMGFVNAAVPANELIAFAESKIQRLANQPPAAVRRAKSLLKKTQHQGVETALAAEFIGFAEGLNSDECKESVTAFFEKRAPDFSRFE; encoded by the coding sequence ATGAGTACGATTACCAGTGCTAACCCCCAGATTCTGGTTACGCAAGATGAACGGATTCTGCGTATTCAGCTAAATCGCCCCGAGCGCAAGAACGCGCTATCGCTCGCCATGTACGCGACTCTCGCGGATATCATTCACGCAGCCAATAACGACCGCAGCGTACGGGTTGTGGTCTTAAGTGGCGTTAACGAATGTTTTACCAGTGGCAACGATTTGCTGGATTTTATGAATGAGCCGGAAATTCACGATAGCCATCCGGTCGTGCGTTTTATGGTTGCGTTGCAAAACTGCCTTAAGCCGGTAGTTGCGGTGGTGCAAGGGCATGCGGTAGGAATTGGCACGACTTTGCTGTTGCATTGCGATTTGGTTTACGCCGCGCAAGATGCCCGTTTGCAACTTCCATTCGTCAATTTAGGTCTGTGCCCTGAGTACGCCAGTAGCTATTTAGTTCCGCGTTTGGTTGGGCAACAAAAAGCGGCGGAATTATTGCTTTTAGGTGAATCTTTTACCGGTAGTGATGCGGAAAAAATGGGTTTTGTAAACGCAGCGGTTCCAGCAAATGAATTAATTGCATTTGCAGAATCCAAAATTCAGCGCTTAGCCAACCAACCTCCTGCCGCTGTGCGCCGCGCAAAATCTTTGTTAAAGAAAACCCAACATCAAGGTGTAGAAACTGCATTGGCAGCAGAGTTTATTGGTTTTGCTGAAGGTTTAAATTCGGATGAATGCAAAGAATCAGTAACGGCATTTTTTGAAAAACGTGCGCCGGACTTTTCTAGATTTGAATAG
- a CDS encoding SDR family oxidoreductase: MNSPFNFQNKNVLVVGGTSGINRGIAENFAKAGARVAVVSRSQDKVDDTIASLKQHGAADAKGFAADVREAEAIKNGVKELHATWGNFDVVVSGAAGNFPALATGMSANGFKSVVEIDLLGTFHVMQAVYPFLTKPGASIINISAPQAFVPMVGQSHVCAAKAGVDMITKSLCLEWGGEGVRINSIIPGPIDNTEGMKRLAPTEGIRKAVIKSVPLQRMGSTDDIANACLFLASDYAAYISGAIIPVDGGWAQGGAALVGASLAEMLKGR, encoded by the coding sequence ATGAATTCTCCCTTTAACTTCCAAAACAAAAACGTTCTAGTTGTCGGTGGCACTAGCGGAATTAATCGCGGCATTGCAGAAAATTTTGCAAAAGCCGGTGCGCGTGTTGCGGTAGTAAGTCGTTCACAAGATAAAGTGGACGACACAATTGCATCGCTTAAACAACATGGTGCAGCAGATGCAAAAGGTTTTGCTGCTGACGTGCGTGAAGCCGAAGCAATCAAAAACGGTGTTAAAGAATTACACGCAACTTGGGGGAATTTTGATGTAGTCGTCTCTGGAGCTGCAGGTAATTTCCCCGCGCTGGCGACTGGAATGTCTGCAAATGGATTTAAATCGGTGGTGGAAATTGATTTGCTTGGAACCTTTCATGTGATGCAAGCGGTTTATCCATTTCTCACCAAGCCGGGTGCATCCATTATTAATATTTCCGCTCCGCAGGCTTTTGTTCCTATGGTGGGTCAATCACATGTCTGTGCCGCAAAAGCTGGTGTGGATATGATTACGAAAAGTTTGTGTTTGGAGTGGGGCGGCGAGGGTGTGCGAATTAATTCCATTATTCCTGGCCCGATTGATAATACCGAAGGGATGAAGCGCTTGGCTCCTACCGAAGGAATTCGTAAAGCGGTAATAAAATCCGTCCCTCTTCAACGCATGGGTTCAACAGACGATATCGCCAATGCCTGTTTATTTTTAGCATCTGATTATGCGGCTTATATTAGCGGTGCAATTATCCCTGTCGATGGCGGTTGGGCACAGGGTGGAGCTGCATTGGTGGGGGCAAGTTTGGCGGAGATGTTAAAGGGGAGGTAA
- a CDS encoding efflux RND transporter periplasmic adaptor subunit codes for MRTIASIFIGLLVVSTFSSCSKPAEKSEDIRPVRAIQLEAAQQQVKSEYSGNVQARVESNLSFRVSGKIQKRKVDVGTLVKPGQVLMQLDPQDLRLVQAQAEANFKAAKSNFELAEFEVKRYQELRKTNAISQSAMDAKNTAFESAKANFEQAQAAYKTQSNQAAYASLTSDVEGVVTAINAEVGQVVAAGSPVVQVAKAGELEVVVGVPENNVEVIKRANQIEIRLWANPKEIINGKIRELSPVADAATRTFIAKVSILNPTPKQAALVKLGMTAAVQFVVNTPGAFVKVPLTALYQERGTTSVWIVEKNIVKLVPVQVGGVSGNDVLLTGGVVSGQTVVTAGVHVLNPGQRVSILPQETKPIAAEPYLTAQTLLNSQASAATPTKKSSEQGAAK; via the coding sequence ATGCGTACTATCGCCTCTATTTTTATTGGCCTTTTGGTTGTCAGTACATTCAGCAGTTGCAGTAAGCCAGCGGAAAAATCAGAAGATATTCGTCCCGTACGGGCAATTCAGCTTGAAGCCGCGCAGCAACAAGTAAAGTCTGAATATTCCGGCAATGTGCAAGCCAGGGTTGAATCCAATTTAAGTTTTCGTGTTAGCGGAAAAATCCAAAAGCGTAAGGTGGATGTGGGAACTCTAGTTAAGCCGGGCCAGGTTTTGATGCAACTGGATCCCCAGGATCTACGCTTGGTGCAGGCTCAGGCCGAGGCAAACTTTAAAGCGGCAAAAAGCAATTTCGAGTTGGCGGAGTTTGAAGTAAAGCGTTATCAGGAGTTGCGCAAGACTAATGCGATAAGCCAGAGCGCAATGGACGCTAAAAACACCGCATTCGAATCTGCGAAGGCAAATTTTGAGCAAGCGCAAGCCGCTTACAAAACCCAATCTAACCAGGCAGCTTACGCATCTTTAACCTCGGATGTTGAAGGCGTTGTCACCGCAATTAATGCTGAAGTTGGCCAGGTTGTCGCGGCTGGTTCACCAGTAGTACAAGTTGCAAAAGCAGGAGAGTTGGAAGTTGTTGTAGGCGTGCCAGAAAACAACGTGGAGGTTATTAAGCGCGCAAATCAAATTGAAATCCGTTTGTGGGCAAATCCAAAAGAAATTATTAACGGAAAAATTCGTGAACTCTCACCCGTGGCTGATGCAGCAACACGCACATTCATCGCAAAGGTTTCAATTCTAAATCCCACTCCCAAGCAAGCCGCCCTGGTCAAATTAGGTATGACTGCTGCTGTGCAATTTGTAGTGAATACCCCGGGTGCATTTGTGAAAGTGCCGCTCACTGCGCTCTATCAAGAGAGGGGCACGACTTCTGTCTGGATTGTCGAGAAAAATATTGTGAAGTTGGTTCCAGTGCAAGTTGGCGGTGTAAGTGGCAATGATGTGCTCTTAACGGGTGGTGTTGTTTCTGGACAAACCGTAGTAACTGCGGGCGTACACGTATTAAATCCCGGTCAACGTGTTTCGATTCTGCCCCAAGAAACAAAACCGATTGCAGCCGAACCCTATTTAACAGCACAAACATTATTAAACTCCCAAGCAAGTGCAGCAACACCTACAAAAAAATCTAGCGAGCAAGGAGCTGCTAAATGA
- a CDS encoding efflux RND transporter permease subunit has product MKGSHINLSRWALEHIPLIRYLIAALLIGGIMSFKNLGQDEDPPFTFRAMVVTAKWPGASSLQMADQVTDKLEKTLQETPYIDVIRSFSKPGETTIILQLAESTPPKETSASWYQVRKKIGDMKYSLPQGVLGPFFNDEFGDTYGSIFSLSGDGFTYAELKDYADLVRQQMLRVPLVAKVELLGVQDEKINIVFSHKKFAQLGISLEEIINQINTQNVVESTGVLTTDTDNVQVRVTGAFRSPKDLENLTLRAQNTNFRLGDFAEIKREYTDPPNSKMRFNGKEVIGLAISMQKGGNIIDLGKNLEITAADIKRKLPVGVELDRVTNQPKAVSTSVNEFLKTLAEALIIVLGVSFVALGFHKDEKGMRIDFHPGLVVGLTIPLVLAITFLFMRVFSIDLHKISLGALIIALGLLVDDAIIAVEMMVRKMEEGYSRFDAATFAYSSTAMPMLTGTLITAAGFLPIGLAKSAAGEYTFSMFSVNCLALLISWFVAVLFTPYIGYLLLKVKPHEANEAPHELFDSPFYTKFRSLVNWCVEFRKTTIAITLGIFMLGIFGFKFIEQQFFPDSIRPELMVEMWLPEGSSYAATEAQVKKFETFINAQQGVESVTSYVGTGSPRFYLPLDQIFPQSNVAQVVVLPKDLEARTELREKIIHEFKVNFPEVRGRVKFLPTGPPVPYPVQFRVSGTDVGKVREIADQVKDIMRANPNALGVNDNWNESVKVLRLDLDQDKLRSLGMTSETVMRAANTILSGTTVGQYREKNRLVDIVVRQPLDERSTIEKLNDTYLPTGSGKSIPLSQIARAQFVWEPGIIWRENREWAITVQCDVVDGIQGPTVSSQIEPKLAELKASLPIGYAIRLAGAAEDSSKAQDSIAANVPLVIFIIFTLLMLQLQSFSRSLLVFLTGPLGVAGVAMALLILHRPMGFVAQLGVIALFGMIIRNSVILIDQIETDIASGTAPWDAIVEAAVRRFRPIILTAAAAVLAMIPLSGSVFWGPMAVAIMGGLIVATGLTLLFLPALYALWFKIAR; this is encoded by the coding sequence ATGAAAGGCTCGCACATTAATTTATCTCGCTGGGCGCTCGAACACATTCCATTAATTCGTTATTTAATTGCCGCTTTGCTCATAGGCGGCATTATGAGTTTTAAAAATTTGGGGCAGGATGAAGACCCGCCTTTTACCTTTCGTGCCATGGTTGTAACGGCAAAATGGCCGGGCGCAAGCTCATTGCAAATGGCTGATCAAGTTACCGATAAGCTTGAAAAAACTCTGCAAGAAACTCCTTACATAGATGTGATTCGCAGCTTCTCCAAGCCGGGCGAAACAACCATTATTCTGCAATTGGCTGAATCAACTCCACCAAAAGAAACGAGCGCGTCCTGGTATCAGGTGCGCAAAAAAATTGGCGATATGAAATACAGTTTGCCACAAGGCGTGCTGGGCCCATTTTTTAACGACGAGTTTGGTGATACCTACGGTTCTATATTTTCGCTCTCCGGCGATGGTTTTACCTACGCGGAATTAAAAGATTATGCCGATCTGGTTCGCCAGCAAATGCTGCGCGTGCCCTTGGTTGCAAAAGTAGAATTGCTTGGCGTTCAGGATGAAAAAATCAATATAGTTTTCTCTCACAAAAAGTTTGCGCAGCTTGGAATATCGCTTGAAGAAATAATTAATCAAATCAACACCCAAAATGTTGTTGAGTCCACAGGAGTGTTAACGACTGATACTGATAACGTACAGGTAAGGGTAACTGGCGCGTTTAGATCACCCAAAGATTTGGAAAATTTAACCTTACGCGCGCAAAACACCAATTTTCGTTTAGGTGATTTTGCGGAAATAAAACGTGAATATACAGATCCACCAAACAGCAAAATGCGTTTCAATGGTAAAGAAGTTATTGGTTTAGCAATTTCCATGCAGAAGGGCGGCAACATTATTGATCTCGGTAAAAATCTGGAGATCACTGCGGCAGACATTAAACGCAAATTACCTGTTGGCGTTGAGCTGGATCGGGTTACCAATCAACCGAAAGCAGTTTCAACATCGGTAAATGAATTCTTAAAAACCTTGGCAGAAGCGCTGATTATTGTACTTGGCGTAAGCTTTGTTGCTTTAGGTTTTCATAAAGACGAAAAAGGGATGCGTATAGATTTTCACCCGGGTTTAGTGGTGGGTTTAACTATTCCTTTGGTGTTGGCTATTACCTTTTTGTTTATGCGAGTATTTAGTATTGACCTGCACAAAATTTCGCTTGGCGCTTTGATTATTGCCTTGGGGCTTTTGGTGGATGACGCAATCATCGCCGTTGAAATGATGGTGCGTAAAATGGAAGAAGGCTATTCGCGTTTTGATGCAGCTACGTTTGCTTATTCATCCACCGCTATGCCCATGTTGACGGGAACTTTAATTACTGCGGCAGGTTTCCTGCCAATAGGTTTAGCAAAATCGGCAGCAGGCGAATATACATTTTCAATGTTTTCGGTTAATTGCCTGGCATTATTAATTTCGTGGTTTGTAGCAGTTTTATTTACACCTTACATAGGCTATTTGCTGTTGAAGGTTAAACCTCATGAAGCGAACGAAGCTCCCCATGAATTATTTGATTCGCCTTTCTACACAAAATTTCGCTCCTTAGTGAATTGGTGTGTGGAGTTCCGTAAAACTACTATTGCCATTACGCTCGGCATTTTTATGTTGGGAATATTTGGCTTTAAGTTTATTGAGCAACAATTTTTCCCTGATTCAATTCGCCCGGAATTGATGGTGGAGATGTGGTTGCCGGAAGGCTCATCTTATGCCGCAACCGAAGCTCAAGTTAAAAAGTTCGAAACATTTATAAATGCGCAACAAGGTGTTGAAAGCGTAACCAGTTACGTAGGTACAGGTAGCCCTCGCTTTTATTTGCCGCTTGATCAAATTTTTCCGCAGTCAAACGTTGCGCAAGTTGTGGTTTTACCTAAAGACCTTGAGGCGCGGACTGAGTTACGTGAAAAGATTATTCACGAATTTAAAGTGAATTTTCCGGAAGTGCGCGGCCGGGTAAAATTTTTGCCAACAGGCCCGCCGGTTCCTTACCCGGTGCAATTTCGTGTTAGCGGAACAGATGTGGGCAAGGTGCGTGAAATTGCCGATCAAGTAAAAGATATTATGCGCGCTAATCCTAACGCCTTGGGCGTAAACGATAACTGGAATGAATCAGTTAAGGTTCTGCGTTTGGATTTGGATCAGGATAAATTGCGCTCGCTCGGTATGACATCAGAAACTGTCATGCGCGCTGCCAATACTATTTTAAGCGGTACGACGGTTGGCCAGTACCGCGAAAAAAATCGTTTGGTGGATATTGTTGTACGCCAGCCTTTGGATGAGCGTTCAACCATTGAAAAACTAAACGATACATATTTGCCAACGGGTAGTGGCAAGTCCATTCCTTTATCGCAAATAGCGCGTGCTCAATTTGTGTGGGAGCCGGGAATTATCTGGCGTGAAAACCGCGAGTGGGCGATTACGGTTCAGTGTGATGTTGTGGATGGTATTCAAGGCCCAACAGTGTCGAGCCAAATAGAACCGAAACTTGCTGAATTAAAAGCTTCACTGCCAATTGGCTACGCCATTCGTTTAGCAGGCGCTGCGGAGGATAGTAGTAAGGCGCAAGATTCTATTGCAGCCAATGTGCCGCTGGTAATTTTTATTATTTTTACGTTGCTTATGTTGCAACTGCAAAGTTTCTCGCGCTCGCTGCTGGTGTTTTTAACAGGGCCATTAGGTGTTGCGGGTGTTGCTATGGCGTTGTTAATTTTGCATCGCCCTATGGGGTTTGTGGCACAGCTAGGTGTAATTGCATTGTTCGGTATGATCATCCGCAACTCGGTTATTTTGATTGATCAAATTGAAACCGATATTGCGAGTGGCACAGCACCTTGGGATGCAATTGTTGAAGCGGCTGTGCGTCGTTTTCGCCCCATTATTTTAACGGCTGCTGCCGCGGTGCTTGCCATGATTCCACTGTCTGGTTCCGTTTTCTGGGGGCCAATGGCGGTAGCGATTATGGGTGGTTTAATTGTGGCTACAGGTTTAACGCTATTATTTTTACCCGCGCTTTATGCTTTGTGGTTTAAAATAGCACGTTAA